From a single Stomoxys calcitrans chromosome 4, idStoCalc2.1, whole genome shotgun sequence genomic region:
- the LOC131996952 gene encoding uncharacterized protein LOC131996952, whose product MVQNYDCYNAHNLVTRPESGSCIDHIFSNVSEKLFVDSIECDLTDHNLLSCKYVTKKVEKENLVTLRKFCDYRKAKEILKETLPENYDDLNVSELADELMACMGAAMDQSTTVKESVTMLQFDMAPWINKNLQRLILLKRKLLERRRKVKRRENSVNEALRRIGRIIKIASKVSRENYYAENLKELGSDTRKCWSFINKSLSRFKKTEISLKNLEGNVIVDDNDIANCLNNYFTNIAAELRRQICINPDDTVNALRTLCRSNSDFQISSISQSDVLSIIAGMEGNKSPGYDNISAKFVKECAQELAPTFVHLFNKMVSSSIYPNCLKIHKVVPIPKKSNASSIDDYRPVAVLSIVDKIIEKVLFHKLSDYFEGNNLLYDLQFGFRKGCSTVDAVVNVTQYICSGLDNGFNGVAAIFFDLTKAFDLVDHDILIQKLKYYGSHLNYMAVTYAYNKHNSSLKSLQCMQNKALKIIYNLPLRYPTVSLFNDYATTKTLQATEALHDCDVYKTELRKYKGELKNAQNKSNVESCSSVEASLPRKTLPTKPITIEYIQKSENISIVMSSEGTLELLVDTHFLRALQQTTWRQKRLALIRIRRRLLAVSESLILWETNSYDSFKWPSPDDISPVE is encoded by the exons ATGGTTCAGAATTATGATTGCTACAATGCTCACAATTTGGTAACTCGGCCAGAAAGTGGTTCGTGTATTGATCACATATTCAGTAATGTATCTGAGAAGTTGTTTGTTGACTCGATAGAGTGTGATCTAACCGACCATAATTTACTGTCTTGTAAATACGTTACTAAGAAGGTAGAGAAAGAAAATTTGGTGACTTTGAGAAAGTTTTGTGACTACAGAAAGGCTAAGGAAATTTTAAAGGAGACGCTTCCAGAGAACTATGACGACTTGAATGTTTCTGAGTTGGCAGATGAACTAATGGCTTGTATGGGGGCTGCAATGGATCAGTCCACAACAGTGAAGGAAAGTGTAACAATGCTGCAATTCGATATGGCACCCTGGATTAATAAAAACCTTCAGAGGCTAATTTTGTTAAAACGTAAATTGTTGGAAAGACGCAGAAAGGTGAAGCGTAGGGAAAATAGTGTTAATGAGGCTTTAAGACGGATAGGCCGAATCATAAAAATAGCGAGTAAAGTATCTAGGGAGAATTATTATGCAGAAAATTTGAAGGAATTAGGCAGTGATACAAGAAAATGTTGgagttttataaataaatcaCTTTCGAGGTTCAAAAAGACTGAAATAAGTTTGAAAAATCTTGAAGGGAATGTAATAGTTGATGATAATGATATAGCTAATTGTTTGAATaattattttacaaatattgcTGCAGAGCTAAGGAGGCAAATATGTATAAATCCTGACGATACAGTTAATGCACTTCGGACTCTTTGTAGGTCGAATTCTGATTTTCAAATTAGTAGTATCAGTCAGAGTGATGTGCTATCTATAATAGCAGGAATGGAAGGTAATAAGAGTCCGGGATATGATAACATATCAGCAAAGTTTGTAAAGGAATGTGCACAGGAATTGGCTCCAACTTTCGTTCACCTTTTTAATAAGAtggtttcttcatccatttacccaaattgtttaaaaattcacAAGGTAGTGCCTATACCGAAGAAAAGTAATGCTAGCTCCATTGATGACTATCGTCCAGTTGCTGTTTTGTCGATTGTAGATAAAATAATAGAGAAAGTTTTGTTTCATAAGCTGTCGGACTATTTTGAAGGAAATAATTTACTCTACGACTTACAATTTGGATTTAGGAAGGGTTGTAGTACAGTTGATGCGGTGGTAAATGTTACTCAGTACATTTGTTCTGGACTTGATAATGGTTTCAATGGAGTGGCTGCTATATTTTTTGATCTTACCAAGGCTTTTGATCTAGTTGATCACGATATTTTAATTcagaaattaaaatattatgGG TCTCATTTGAATTACATGGCAGTTACATATGCGTACAACAAGCACAATAGTTCTTTAAAATCTCTGCAATGCATGCAGAATAAGGCcttgaaaattatttacaatttGCCACTAAGATACCCCACTGTGTCACTGTTTAATGATTATGCGACAACA aaaactcttcaagcCACAGAGGCACTACACGATTGTGACGTCTATAaaactgagctaagaaaatacaagggtgaGCTGAAAaatgctcagaacaaatccaaTGTGGAAtcctgcagctccgtggaggccTCTTTGCCAAGGAAGACCCTACCCACGAAACCTATTACGATAGAATACATTCAGAAATCGGAGAATATAT CAATTGTGATGTCTAGTGAGggaacactagaactactcgttgacacaCATTTCCTGAGAGCTCTCCAacagacaacgtggcgccagaagaggttagCTTTGATACGCATACGTCGAAGATTGTTGGCTGTGTCTGAGTCGCTAATCCTTTGGGAGACAAATAGTTATGACTCCTTCAAATGGCCAAGCCCTGATgatatatcaccggttgaataa